In the genome of Hydractinia symbiolongicarpus strain clone_291-10 chromosome 5, HSymV2.1, whole genome shotgun sequence, one region contains:
- the LOC130645054 gene encoding kinesin-like protein KIF15 isoform X1, whose protein sequence is MPSYLQPYIDLCPSVSKVRGVKLQGARALSTSLNAGVRGGSLSSRIPRFSRRASAADVSLQNDSINSSFESVLNTSYESGILTINERGLKRHHSIYERGERSKREDVSISQTLYQQSQLSPRRAKSPTSTRKGLNPAAVKRHKSFSAGERSLLKRPLTVKPLLTMPLAEPPRSSSSPTPSPSGRRGTIHTLDVARTEGIVSMKPTTKTTAVSDPGRVQVFVRIRPPNETEDLSKHPIAVTVADEENTQLQLFDGKNKRCYQFDGVLSDTTDNKEVFKTVGEPLVYSALSGFNGILMCYGQTGTGKTYTLMSNDGMSVRIIYQCFKVVNADIKHKYTVTCSYLQIYQEKLYDLLNETRTVELSLREHPKTGVYIENLTEYVVHSPKEVLNLLKVGKRRLVFAETKMNRASSRSHAICQLKILKERVGADNTSQRNSPCYGIKTPDFSDEEEYYDSHDQLGHSIDASYQSLIDDNDDEDVLSNVTQLEDGVTSVRGKIYICDLAGSERIKKTKASGERLQEAQHINSSLLELGNVIQALADGNRSHVPFRNSTLTRLLQEGLSGNCKTRLVVCCAPTVRDVHETKCSLNFGSRAMKIQVMAHVNYEVDYKKLAEALAAKLETLEQDWDIQKKDYEKFIKQLKSELENRRLASPMESLLAGSKSSLKQVQSLLIIELMTLQLFYNLQENAEKQTESPNVFVLTTANQELMLQSVEGLLELLSDYMHEQPSSRAKNYSNMSSSGNSSVITSPDYIEQTGLSGYDVPSKLEPVARFLEHAQITTANVKNKLRKLTQCSEDEQGSNERFRGVMNCLVRLKDTINQNAVSCLKTTFKKELDDDPKGSQDLSSLQNIIKRLNENKELSNFDSFDDAQALESSLYYVLMDKGLLSCMILLKIQTASLYQACTSQSPSVETCSPDVKRVLKELATERSERDKLQDTVYSLREEKVICDENLKDIELELKTVRELKDNLETKLHAVENKNVKYEEQITKARAEQCDLEKRLADIEARKDELESSLKNSDNNNARKERLIVDLKNEKVALDSLVSTLKEEITLLEKERTRDVEEKRQIEEELEDVRDRNIILETEWSCCREENGLLENELTALEEDKTILEVELLKYRDDVKMLEEAVSMLEAQSKDYKQDIVSLKTKEERLLASVRVEKEKFNKEVNTLRQEMSTLRVERRRFQRDISISRSDKSNTERAYNALKIQKDSLQDDLSSYKQEEKRLQREIMLLKSDRTKLEREVNSLKNDNIKLKQQIAQADKVKMNFKLLQKNEEKILSMFNLEKDKLIESLCAFKEKYNRMEQDFSKICAEKEKLSKQLKRYEESTSSASTVRRSQSQPTSDMKVLTPEKRLKASSSVQGALVRRSVHSGEVSEVEGKVLDLQRRLAFFMAEKEDTQKEIITTRERNAKLTSEIKCLEDDTAKIQVLLSTLTKEKELLASELSQNTTSRQLLIKERDELKQVVDSAQEVTTQLRNQLDKVSEQNRILEVDQMTIKESVKLLQSESVVLAAENQHIKTEFETVDRELTATRSVVQNLNSKLGEMNKKLKEAGEKENTLIKQVSLLENENLSLVGQVGACQQEEELLVHQLRGLNLQFNHLEATLENVVSYENQVSSNESQTEDVKNKNTALEQTVKDLKTQLVVLEFDASKLKKKREEIEALLQNSNKEKATLVTNIELLKTEVVKLKNEKVDIEKKIALLEEELKVMGRENILLNQHIMEKSNRLHQERSNYKEHIDRLQEQIEDLVKERIHLEAELGFLKKQNEQLRQEIVIILEDNDNLEHELGGLEDVFGRQEKELGSATEETKALLRQLCAVEAENLNLCTQQSLRHDDVEDFKKQIDRLEREKEKIGIEKMSTEVKTKTLKERLLMAELEISKLKSEHATVESQRRLLVEDLDAADRERNLLKSELHGLARALSPLKKDVSDVLRKQESLQSELNQSSNIDISNELLRIKEDLCSFNAEKAALECEQCDLESRLRTLSEEKEGLRGKLRNLIQDLNNRSQEGTHNDLTEMEETIQLISQLITKKDDLNEDKILLTEDLLDAQYTNQVLNVSLSTCSDRLRSTQEELGIATVERLKLKDKARQVDRRVSEIQKLQFDCKSGVSPLQYELNKLKTDISNFEVEQLNVLEEVQNLNKQLELAENNLINVVYFKKVIEKNLRQYKERNNQLELHLRVIYDDLVGMEAHMETAPSKSAKVLLETLDLHKHFQSLEDDLRTTESHNVALKEDAANLLERCAALEEEKNINTVSSGYLQDSMDGQHSLIAQLQKEKDALAYEKSRLLTKLSFYKDDKKRILEDSQRLNKNLAAYARYTQQLEKKLQVLKIDLSDLKNSPECVSMSAAFSSTNLKEASGMLCDRCIVNVRRKFEGVHVNTQLLGDELLDCITDNLSLETAIFSFMEEKLKLEREMVVVETDFCDLGQQALLNELSSQHLSG, encoded by the exons ATCCTGGCAGAGTTCAAGTCTTCGTGCGTATACGACCACCAAATGAAACAGAGGATTTAAGCAAGCATCCAATAGCAGTCACTGTTGCTGATGAAGAGAATACGCAG tTGCAATTGTTTGATGGAAAAAATAAGCGTTGCTATCAGTTTGATGGTGTGCTTTCAGATACGACAGACAATaaagaagtttttaaaacagttgGAGAGCCTTTGGTTTACTCTGCACTGAGTGGTTTTAACGGCATTCTTATGTGTTATGGCCAGACAGGGACAG GCAAAACATACACACTGATGTCAAATGATGGAATGTCTGTCCGCATCATTTATCAATGTTTTAAAGTTGTCAATGCTGATATTAAACATAAATACACT gtTACATGCTCATACTTGCAAATTTATCAAGAAAAACTATATGATTTGCTCAATGAAACAAGAACTGTCGAATTATCATTAAGGgaacatcctaaaactg GTGTGTATATTGAAAATCTTACTGAGTACGTTGTTCATTCTCCAAAAGAAGTTCTAAATTTGTTGAAAGTTGGTAAGCGAAGACTGGTTTTCGCCGAAACGAAGATGAACAGAGCATCTAGCCG atcacatgCAATTTGCCAGCTGAAAATATTGAAGGAAAGAGTTGGCGCTGACAATACTTCACAAAGAAATTCACCGTGCTATGGGATAAAGACACCAGACTTTAGTGATGAAGAGGAATATTACGATAGCCATGATCAGCTCGGACATAGTATT gatgCTAGTTACCAATCTCTCATTGATGATAAC GATGATGAAGACGTTCTTAGTAATGTTACTCAGTTAGAAGACGGTGTCACTTCTGTGAGAGGAAAGATATATAT ATGTGATTTGGCTGGTAGTGaaagaataaagaaaacaaaagccTCTGGTGAACGTTTGCAAGAAGCTCAACACATAAATTCCTCTCTTCTCGAGCTTGG aAACGTTATCCAAGCTCTAGCTGATGGTAACAGGTCACACGTACCCTTTCGAAACTCGACATTAACTCGGCTTTTACAAGAAGGATTGTCTGGCAATTGCAAAACACGATTAGTG GTTTGCTGTGCTCCCACTGTTAGAGATGTTCATGAAACCAAATGTAGTTTGAATTTTGGTTCACGAGCTATGAAGATACAGGTCATGGCACACGTCAATTATGAAGTTGACTACAAAAAGTTGGCTGAAGCATTAGCAGCTAAACTTGAAACTCTTG aacaaGATTGGGACATTCAGAAAAAAGATTATGAGAAGTTTATTAAACAGTTAAAatctgagttagaaaatcgaaGACTAGCATCTCCAATg gaGTCGCTGCTTGCTGGATCTAAAAGTTCACTGAAGCAAGTCCAGTCATTGTTAATTATTGAGCTGATGACGTTGCAGTTATTTTACAACTTGCAAGAAAACGCAGAAAAGCAAACTGAATCACCAAACGTTTTTGTACTTACGACAGCTAATCAAGAGTTGATGTTGCAAAGTGTGGAGGGCTTGCTCGAG TTGCTGTCTGATTACATGCATGAACAACCCTCTTCACGGGCTAAAAATTACTCGAACATGTCGAGCAGTGGTAACTCTTCCGTAATCACTAGTCCTGATTATATTGAGCAAACTGGTTTGTCTGGTTACGATGTCCCATCCAAATTAGAACCAGTCGCTCGTTTTCTTGAGCATGCGCAAATAACTACAGCCaacgttaaaaataaattgagaAAGTTAACTCAATGCAGTGAAGATGAACAAGGTTCTAATGAACGATTTCGAGGCGTAATGAACTGTCTTGTGCGCTTGAAAGATACGATCAATCAGAACGCCGTCAGttgtttaaaaacaacttttaagAAAGAACTTGATG ATGACCCGAAGGGAAGTCAAGATTTGAGTAGTttacaaaatattataaaaagacTAAATGAGAACAAAg AACTTTCAAATTTCGATTCGTTTGACGATGCCCAAGCTTTAGAAAGTTCTTTATATTATGTACTAATGGATAAAGGTTTGCTCAGTTGCATGATCCTTCTCAAAATACAAACTGCGAGTTTATACCAGGCTTGTACCAGTCAGTCGCCGTCTGTTGAAACTTGTAGCCCTGACGTGAAACGTGTACTGAAAGAATTAGCAACGGAAAGATCTGAAAGAGATAAACTACAAGATACTGTATATAGTTTGCGCGAGGAGAAAGTCATATGCgatgaaaatttaaaagataTTGAGTTGGAACTAAAAACTGTGAGAGAGTTAAAGGACAATTTAGAAACCAAGTTACATGCTGTAGAGAATAAAAACGTAAAATATGAAGAGCAAATAACAAAAGCCAGAGCTGAACAATGTGATCTGGAGAAACGATTGGCCGATATTGAAGCGCGAAAGGATGAACTAGAATCCAGTTTGAAAAACAGTGACAACAATAACGCTAGAAAAGAAAGGCTTATCGTGGACCTTAAAAACGAGAAGGTTGCATTGGACAGTTTAGTGTCAACGTTAAAGGAAGAAATTACCTTGTTGGAGAAAGAAAGAACACGTGATGTAGAAGAGAAAAGACAAATCGAAGAAGAACTTGAAGATGTGAGAGATCGAAATATTATTCTTGAAACTGAATGGTCGTGTTGCAGAGAAGAGAATGGTTTGCTAGAAAACGAATTGACAG cATTGGAAGAAGACAAGACAATACTGGAAGTTGAATTGTTAAAGTATCGAGATGACGTAAAAATGTTGGAAGAAGCTGTCTCTATGCTTGAAGCTCAATCGAAAGATTACAAACAGGACATTgtgagtttaaaaacaaaagaggAACGTCTACTGGCAAGTGTGAGggtggaaaaagaaaaatttaacaagGAAGTGAACACGTTGAGGCAAGAAATGTCTACTTTGCGGGTCGAACGACGTCGTTTCCAACGCGACATTTCAATATCTAGATCCGACAAATCGAATACGGAGAGAGCGTATAATGCTTTGAAAATACAGAAAGATTCTCTTCAAGACGACCTCTCTTCATACAAACAGGAAGAGAAACGACTTCAACGCGAAATCATGCTGTTGAAAAGTGATCGAACCAAATTAGAACGGGAGGTGAACAGTTTGAAAAATGATAACATAAAACTTAAACAACAAATTGCACAGGCTGATAAAGTGAAGATGAACTTTAagcttttgcaaaaaaatgaaGAGAAAATATTAAGTATGTTTAATTTGgaaaaagataaattaattGAAAGCTTGTGCGCATTTAAAGAAAAGTATAATCGCATGGAGCaggatttttcaaaaatttgtgcTGAGAAAGAAAAACTGTCTAAACAGCTTAAACGTTACGAGGAATCCACTAGTAGTGCTTCGACGGTGCGGCGTTCGCAAAGCCAACCTACAAGTGACATGAAGGTATTAACTCCTGAGAAAAGGTTAAAAGCCTCCTCCTCAGTTCAAGGCGCACTGGTTAGACGCAGCGTCCATTCTGGTGAGGTATCCGAAGTCGAAGGAAAAGTGCTTGATTTGCAACGCAGGTTAGCTTTCTTTATGGCTGAAAAAGAAGACACCCAGAAAGAAATTATAACTACACGGGAGAGAAATGCGAAATTGACATCAGAAATCAAATGTTTAGAGGACGACACTGCTAAAATACAAGTGTTACTCAGTACTCTCACTAAAGAAAAAGAGTTGTTAGCTAGCGAACTTTCGCAGAATACTACATCAAGACAACTGTTAATAAAAGAACGGGACGAGTTAAAACAAGTGGTCGACTCCGCACAAGAAGTGACCACGCAGTTGCGCAATCAACTGGATAAAGTTTCCGAACAAAATCGAATTTTAGAAGTCGACCAAATGACAATAAAAGAAAGTGTAAAACTATTGCAAAGTGAAAGTGTAGTTTTGGCTGCAGAAAACCAACACATTAAAACGGAATTCGAAACAGTTGATCGCGAATTGACTGCGACGCGGTCTGTTGTTCAAAACTTGAATTCAAAGTTAGGAGAGATGAACAAGAAATTGAAGGAAGCCGGAGAGAAAGAAAATACTCTCATAAAACAG GTGTCTCTTCTGGAAAATGAAAATTTGAGTTTAGTTGGTCAAGTTGGTGCATGTCAACAAGAAGAAGAGTTATTAGTTCATCAACTGCGAGGACTTAATCTACAATTCAACCATTTAGAAGCTACGTTGGAAAATGTGGTTAGCTACGAAAATCAAGTTTCATCGAACGAA AGTCAAACAGAAgacgtaaaaaacaaaaatactgcTCTTGAGCAGActgtaaaagatttaaaaactcAATTGGTTGTACTTGAATTTGATGCCAGTAAATTGAAGAAGAAGCGTGAAGAAATTGAAGCGTTGTTACAAAATTCAAACAAAGAAAAGG CTACGCTGGTGACCAACATTGAGCTTTTGAAAACTGAAGTTGTGAAATTGAAGAATGAAAAGGTAGATATTGAGAAGAAAATTGCTTTATTAGAGGAAGAGCTAAAAGTAATGGGTCGTgagaacattctccttaatcaACATATCATG GAAAAGAGCAATCGTTTGCATCAAGAGAGGTCCAACTACAAAGAGCATATTGACAGATTGCAAGAACAAATTGAAGATCTGGTGAAGGAACGAATCCATCTGGAAGCAGAGTTGGGTTTTTTGAAGAAACAAAATGAACAGCTTCGTCAGGAGATTGTCATCATCTTGGAGGATAATGATAATTTAGAACATGAGCTGGGCGGTTTGGAAGATGTGTTTGGTCGACAAGAGAAGGAACTTGGCTCTGCGACCGAAGAGACTAAAGCTTTGTTGCG TCAACTTTGCGCTGTTGAAGCAGAGAATCTCAATTTGTGCACACAACAAAGCTTGCGACATGATGACGtagaagattttaaaaaacaaattgaccGGTTGGAACGCGAAAAGGAAAAGATTGGAATCGAGAAAATGTCTACTGAAGTTAAAACCAAAACTTTAAAGGAGCGCCTTTTGATGGCTGAATTGGAGATTTCTAAACTTAAGTCTGAACATGCAACAGTGGAAAGTCAGAGAAG GTTGCTAGTGGAAGACCTCGATGCTGCTGATCGTGAGAGAAATTTACTGAAATCAGAGCTGCATGGACTCGCTCGCGCATTGTCACCTCTCAAGAAAGATGTGAGCGATGTACTTCGAAAACAAGAAAGTTTGCAAAGTGAATTAAACCAATCATCCAATATTGACATCAGTAATGAACTGCTGCGAATAAAGGAAGATCTGTGCTCGTTTAATGCAGAAAAAGCTGCTCTCGAGTGCGAACAGTGTGATTTAGAAAGCAGATTGAGAACTTTAAGCGAAGAGAAAGAAGGCTTGAGAGGGAAGCTAAGAAATCTAATTCAA GATTTAAACAATCGAAGTCAGGAGGGCACACATAACGATCTCACTGAAATGGAAGAAACAATTCAATTGATCAGTCAATTGATTACGAAGAAAGACGACTTAAATGAAGATAAAATCCTATTAACTGAAGATTTATTGGATGCTCAATACACAAACCaagttttaaatgtttcacTCTCTACCTGCAGTGACAGGTTGAGGTCGACGCAAGAAGAACTTGGCATTGCTACGGTCGAAAGGTTGAAACTAAAAGACAAAGCTAGGCAAGTTGATAGACGTGTTTCagagattcaaaaactacaatttgaCTGCAAGAGTGGAGTGAGCCCGTTACAATACGAATTAAACAAGCTGAAAACTGACATTAGTAATTTTGAGGTTGAGCAATTAAATGTGTTAGAAGAAgtgcaaaatttaaacaaacagTTAGAACTAgctgaaaacaacttaataaatgttgtatactttaaaaaagttaTCGAAAAAAATCTACGTCAATATAAAGAACGAAACAATCAACTTGAATTGCATTTGAGAGTGATTTATGACGACTTGGTCGGGATGGAGGCACATATGGAAACAGCGCCAAGTAAAAGTGCCAAAGTGTTGCTCGAAACCCTCGATTTGCATAAACATTTTCAGTCATTAGAAGACGATTTGAGGACGACAGAATCGCACAATGTTGCTTTAAAAGAAGATGCTGCAAATTTATTAGAACGTTGTGCGGCACTTGAAGAAGAGAAAAATATAAACACGGTAAGTTCAGGATATCTTCAAGATAGCATGGATGGTCAGCATTCTTTAATTGCACAACTTCAAAAAGAGAAAGATGCTTTAGCGTATGAGAAGAGCAGACTGCTTACGAAATTATCCTTCTATAAAGACGACAAAAAACGAATTTTGGAAGATTCGCAACGTTTAAACAAAAATCTGGCTGCTTATGCCAGATACACTCAACAACTAGagaaaaaattacaagtccttAAAATCGATTTGTCAGATTTGAAAAATTCTCCAGAATGTGTTAGCATGAGCGCTGCTTTCAGCAGTACTAATCTGAAGGAAGCCTCTGGCATGTTATGTGATCGTTGCATTGTTAATGTAAGGCGTAAGTTTGAAGGGGTGCACGTAAACACTCAGTTATTGGGAGATGAGTTGCTAGATTGTATCACAGACAATTTATCTCTCGAAACAGCAATTTTTAGTTTTATGGAAGAGAAGTTAAAACTAGAGAGAGAAATGGTTGTGGTCGAAACAGATTTTTGTGATTTGGGACAACAAGCCCTATTAAATGAATTGAGCAGTCAGCATTTGTCGGGTTAA